In Novosphingobium aromaticivorans DSM 12444, the following proteins share a genomic window:
- the traN gene encoding conjugal transfer protein TraN, translating into MRAPRLAGFALAGMVLLAAAGAQGQVYIPPPDDLVEPQPPLPPAIDPGVPAPAPPPPSAPATMTVDEAKAEARATGSSVRGAYQGITDAPGAAGQIPGYQAEYPGLTQYYDNPGNMYADGAAAGVNSNAYRTANSTTRPTVDVTRADLSRANTVTDDPNAYLSGMSADGSTGNCVPLPPSPGTTNTAEWTCNVGSSVVEQPKTCTRSLTVAPWNETLYQYLCVTAPGFPGCASLEGNALCRKTGTFPVPDYNLTVDYYDCDAGVSDPNVYLMGTVAKPPPADAFQVVSNVYRCNNEGITDALTFDPVTGFPVQYVSGLQQCGAISAEPSCTQTTASAAGLTDRQLCKTWDFIGDPFGGGGYLTCLEPASLEAVYSCSTNVAGIVPESSVSKWFTQVWTDNACSVDLGTCTLAAETCTAPNETRLIDGVPVTRACWETAKTYQCQTVVGGGNDCGKLDATPGCMFDHETCLDDPPSGDGSCKVAERVYKCPIPGSTSQPAQYICGDDVYCVNGDCEPIVREASDEFKDAVVALNALGQANSEFDESTLTLFKGTAESCAHKVFGLANCCSGKGVPLLVPLLCSPAEVLLDQKDDAGLCHKIGTYCSSSFLGICLSKRDVYCCFLSKISRILQEQGRPQIGKTWGTPKKPVCDGFTIFEFQQLDLSVMDFSEIYAEFVDAAKLPDEAATLIEIQAKIEAYYAAHKP; encoded by the coding sequence ATGCGCGCGCCGCGCCTTGCTGGATTTGCGCTTGCCGGGATGGTGCTGCTCGCCGCGGCCGGCGCACAAGGACAGGTCTACATCCCCCCGCCCGACGATCTGGTCGAGCCGCAACCGCCGCTCCCGCCCGCGATTGATCCCGGCGTGCCCGCTCCCGCCCCGCCGCCTCCTTCCGCGCCTGCCACCATGACCGTGGACGAGGCCAAGGCCGAGGCTCGGGCGACCGGATCGAGCGTGCGCGGCGCCTACCAGGGGATCACCGATGCCCCGGGTGCGGCCGGGCAGATACCGGGGTATCAGGCGGAATATCCCGGACTCACCCAGTATTACGACAATCCCGGCAACATGTACGCCGATGGGGCGGCGGCCGGCGTGAATAGCAATGCCTACCGCACCGCCAATTCGACCACGCGGCCGACCGTCGATGTCACCCGCGCCGACCTGTCCCGCGCCAACACCGTGACCGACGATCCCAATGCCTACTTGTCTGGCATGAGCGCGGACGGGTCGACCGGCAATTGCGTCCCGCTGCCGCCGAGTCCGGGGACCACCAACACTGCCGAATGGACCTGCAATGTCGGCTCGAGCGTGGTCGAACAGCCCAAGACCTGCACCCGCAGTCTCACCGTCGCGCCATGGAACGAGACGCTCTACCAGTACCTCTGCGTCACGGCCCCTGGCTTTCCGGGCTGCGCCTCGCTTGAGGGCAACGCCCTGTGCCGCAAGACCGGGACCTTCCCTGTTCCCGACTATAACCTCACGGTCGACTACTACGACTGCGACGCAGGCGTCAGTGATCCCAACGTCTACCTCATGGGCACGGTGGCCAAACCGCCGCCGGCGGACGCCTTCCAGGTCGTGAGCAACGTCTATCGCTGCAACAACGAAGGGATCACCGATGCGCTGACCTTTGATCCCGTGACGGGTTTTCCCGTCCAATATGTGAGCGGGCTTCAGCAGTGCGGGGCGATATCGGCGGAGCCGAGCTGTACCCAAACCACCGCCTCCGCGGCAGGCCTCACCGACCGCCAGCTCTGCAAGACCTGGGATTTCATCGGCGATCCGTTCGGGGGAGGGGGCTACCTCACTTGCCTTGAGCCCGCTTCGCTAGAAGCGGTCTATTCGTGCAGCACCAATGTCGCCGGCATCGTGCCCGAAAGCTCGGTATCGAAGTGGTTCACCCAAGTCTGGACCGACAATGCCTGCTCGGTCGATCTTGGCACCTGCACCCTCGCTGCCGAGACCTGCACTGCCCCCAATGAAACCCGCCTGATCGATGGCGTGCCGGTCACGCGGGCCTGCTGGGAGACGGCGAAGACCTACCAGTGCCAGACCGTGGTGGGCGGCGGCAACGACTGCGGCAAGCTCGATGCAACCCCCGGCTGCATGTTCGACCACGAGACCTGTCTCGACGATCCGCCCAGCGGAGATGGTTCGTGCAAGGTCGCCGAGCGTGTCTACAAGTGCCCGATCCCGGGATCGACGAGCCAGCCTGCGCAGTACATCTGCGGGGACGACGTCTACTGCGTCAATGGCGACTGCGAGCCGATCGTTCGCGAGGCCTCCGACGAGTTCAAGGACGCGGTCGTGGCGCTGAACGCGCTCGGACAGGCCAATTCCGAGTTCGACGAAAGCACGCTGACGCTGTTCAAGGGCACCGCCGAGAGTTGTGCGCACAAGGTCTTCGGTCTCGCCAACTGCTGCTCGGGGAAGGGCGTCCCGCTCCTCGTTCCGCTGCTGTGCAGCCCGGCCGAGGTGCTGCTCGATCAGAAGGACGATGCAGGGCTCTGCCACAAGATTGGCACTTACTGCTCGTCGAGCTTCCTTGGCATCTGTCTTTCCAAGCGCGATGTCTATTGCTGCTTCCTCTCGAAGATCAGTCGGATCCTCCAGGAGCAGGGCCGGCCCCAGATCGGCAAGACATGGGGAACGCCGAAGAAGCCCGTCTGCGACGGCTTCACCATTTTCGAGTTCCAGCAGCTCGACCTCTCGGTGATGGATTTTTCCGAAATCTACGCGGAGTTCGTCGATGCGGCGAAGCTCCCCGACGAAGCCGCCACGCTCATCGAAATCCAGGCAAAGATCGAGGCCTATTATGCCGCGCACAAGCCCTGA
- the trbC gene encoding type-F conjugative transfer system pilin assembly protein TrbC, translated as MTFARTLLKPHLAGIAGFLALTAVSAALAQTLDGIDLKAIKDRATEATADAQTLVDAVAGKGEAHRAEAETLREQGLASVASIDPASLPKGPDGAVDFDELLAGAAANTRAPMGEGPMFMVFASLSMPGASLTRLIADTTKAGGVVVFRGFPGGSTKAFAEGLKRVVTDEGQEAHLAIDPRLFRAFKVEAAPTFVAAGREYELCDGLDCTSATPDHDRLTGNVTVEFALESFAGGRGPGAGVARIALAQLNKGH; from the coding sequence ATGACCTTCGCGCGCACCTTGCTTAAACCCCACCTCGCAGGAATCGCTGGCTTCCTCGCGCTTACGGCTGTCTCGGCAGCGCTCGCGCAAACGCTAGACGGCATCGACCTCAAGGCCATCAAGGACCGGGCAACCGAGGCGACAGCCGATGCCCAGACCTTGGTCGATGCGGTTGCCGGCAAGGGCGAGGCGCACCGCGCCGAGGCCGAGACCTTGCGCGAACAAGGCCTCGCTTCCGTCGCTTCGATCGATCCCGCGAGCCTTCCCAAGGGCCCGGATGGCGCGGTCGACTTCGACGAACTGCTCGCCGGCGCCGCGGCCAATACCCGCGCGCCGATGGGCGAGGGGCCGATGTTCATGGTCTTTGCCAGCTTGTCGATGCCTGGGGCCTCGCTCACCCGGCTGATCGCCGACACGACCAAGGCCGGCGGCGTGGTGGTGTTCCGCGGCTTTCCCGGAGGCAGCACAAAAGCCTTTGCCGAGGGCCTCAAGCGCGTTGTGACCGACGAGGGCCAAGAAGCCCATCTCGCGATCGACCCGCGCCTGTTCCGCGCCTTCAAGGTCGAGGCTGCGCCGACCTTCGTCGCCGCGGGCCGCGAGTACGAGCTCTGCGACGGGCTCGACTGCACCAGCGCCACTCCCGACCACGACCGGCTCACCGGCAATGTCACAGTCGAGTTCGCGCTCGAGAGTTTTGCAGGTGGCCGCGGGCCCGGCGCCGGCGTCGCGCGCATCGCGCTCGCCCAGCTCAACAAGGGTCATTGA
- the traU gene encoding conjugal transfer pilus assembly protein TraU, whose protein sequence is MTRLGRKFAALLAALALAFAVSAPARADTATCHGKFINPITDVCWSCLFPLSIGGLSIWKGSRPDPKNPSFPLCACGSPIPRIGISVGFWEPVRLVDVTNKAWCFPNLGGIRLNPGFAIGNGHVQGRSQIGGKAQNSSQWQSHYYVYPLLYWMEILTDFLCFEQTTFDVAYVTEIDPLWQDSALTSIINPEVALFSNPIATAACAADCVAATAKLPIDQMFWCAGCNGGMYPLNGHVAAHVTPIQASRLVAERMLYKMHREALAWGTMGSKALCHKYLMPVMRKQQYRLQMTNPISTVKGRYACAPIGATTIIPQTGKGYPVKGEDFGYLVWRKRNCCML, encoded by the coding sequence ATGACGCGGCTCGGCCGGAAATTCGCCGCCTTGCTCGCGGCGCTGGCGCTCGCCTTTGCGGTATCGGCGCCCGCGCGCGCCGATACCGCCACCTGCCACGGCAAGTTCATCAACCCGATCACCGACGTGTGCTGGTCGTGCCTGTTCCCACTGTCGATCGGCGGGCTCTCGATCTGGAAGGGCTCGCGCCCCGACCCCAAGAATCCCTCGTTTCCCTTGTGCGCCTGCGGTTCGCCGATCCCGCGCATTGGTATCTCGGTGGGCTTTTGGGAGCCGGTGCGGCTTGTCGACGTCACCAACAAGGCCTGGTGCTTTCCCAACCTTGGCGGAATCCGCCTCAACCCCGGCTTCGCCATCGGCAATGGCCATGTCCAGGGCCGCAGCCAGATCGGCGGCAAGGCGCAGAACAGCTCGCAGTGGCAGTCGCACTACTACGTCTACCCGCTGCTCTACTGGATGGAGATCCTGACCGACTTCCTTTGCTTCGAGCAGACCACCTTCGATGTTGCCTATGTCACCGAGATTGACCCGCTCTGGCAGGATTCCGCGCTCACCTCGATCATCAATCCGGAAGTCGCGCTGTTCTCGAACCCGATCGCGACCGCGGCGTGTGCGGCCGACTGTGTCGCGGCGACCGCCAAGCTGCCGATCGACCAGATGTTCTGGTGCGCGGGCTGCAACGGCGGGATGTACCCGCTGAACGGCCACGTCGCCGCGCATGTCACCCCGATCCAGGCCTCGCGGCTCGTCGCCGAACGCATGCTCTACAAGATGCACCGCGAGGCGCTCGCCTGGGGGACGATGGGTTCGAAGGCGCTGTGCCACAAGTACCTGATGCCGGTGATGAGGAAGCAGCAATACCGGCTGCAGATGACCAACCCGATCTCGACAGTGAAGGGCCGCTACGCCTGCGCGCCGATCGGCGCGACCACCATCATTCCCCAGACCGGCAAGGGCTACCCCGTCAAGGGTGAGGACTTTGGCTACCTCGTCTGGCGCAAGCGCAACTGCTGCATGCTGTGA
- the traW gene encoding type-F conjugative transfer system protein TraW: MRPFAALIAASGLALLVGWPGISGLRAADYGQMGQTFPIIETDLLTTIETRLRTLEANGGIERMQRQMQEQAVASVRRPKPVDGMTPASVKREWLFDPSIVTEDDIVDAKGNLIAARGTRVNPLDMVQLSQALVFVDGDNAAELAWAVKTWSDARAKIIFVSGSPFDAMKPWQRRFYFDQGGTLTAKFGIRHTPAVVSAAGANLKISEVPLPPAAAAPARAPVLSGGGKVS; encoded by the coding sequence GTGAGGCCCTTCGCCGCCCTGATCGCCGCAAGCGGCCTTGCCCTGCTGGTCGGTTGGCCGGGCATCTCGGGCCTGCGTGCTGCCGACTATGGGCAGATGGGTCAGACCTTTCCGATCATCGAGACCGATCTTCTCACCACGATCGAGACGCGGCTGAGGACGCTCGAGGCCAATGGCGGGATCGAGCGCATGCAGCGCCAGATGCAGGAACAAGCGGTCGCCAGCGTGCGCCGTCCCAAGCCGGTCGATGGCATGACCCCCGCAAGCGTCAAGCGCGAATGGCTGTTCGATCCCTCGATCGTCACGGAAGACGACATCGTCGATGCCAAGGGCAACCTGATCGCCGCGCGCGGCACCCGGGTCAATCCGCTCGACATGGTGCAATTGAGCCAGGCGCTGGTCTTCGTCGATGGTGACAATGCGGCCGAGCTGGCCTGGGCGGTGAAAACCTGGAGCGATGCGCGGGCCAAGATCATCTTTGTCTCGGGCTCGCCGTTCGATGCGATGAAGCCTTGGCAGCGGCGCTTCTACTTCGACCAGGGCGGCACGCTCACCGCCAAGTTCGGCATCCGCCACACCCCCGCCGTGGTCTCGGCAGCGGGCGCAAATCTCAAGATCAGCGAAGTGCCGCTACCGCCCGCGGCAGCCGCGCCCGCACGCGCACCCGTTCTCTCTGGCGGAGGCAAGGTGTCATGA
- a CDS encoding S26 family signal peptidase: MPPQNETHPEPPAASGSHAKRWLAIGALAACLAASSLLASWRDEHAILINTTQSLPNWAFWIDKHRVPERGDFVVFKAPQTPLITAHFGKVAPPFAKRVYGMPGDVVSREGAVVRINGAEVARLKPASSRGEKLEPGPTGRIPEHCYYLGTAHKDGLDSRYADIGFVCSGTIIGTGDSLL, from the coding sequence ATGCCCCCGCAAAATGAAACACACCCTGAGCCCCCGGCGGCGAGCGGCAGTCATGCCAAGCGCTGGCTGGCGATTGGCGCGCTTGCGGCGTGCCTCGCGGCGAGTTCCTTGCTCGCGAGCTGGCGCGATGAACATGCGATCCTGATCAACACCACCCAGTCGCTCCCCAACTGGGCGTTCTGGATTGACAAGCACCGCGTGCCTGAGCGCGGCGACTTCGTGGTCTTCAAGGCGCCGCAGACCCCGCTCATCACCGCGCATTTCGGCAAGGTGGCCCCGCCCTTTGCCAAGCGGGTCTATGGCATGCCGGGCGACGTGGTCAGCCGCGAGGGCGCCGTCGTGCGGATCAATGGCGCCGAGGTTGCGCGCCTCAAGCCGGCGAGCTCGCGCGGTGAAAAGCTCGAGCCTGGTCCGACCGGGCGGATCCCCGAACACTGCTACTATCTCGGCACCGCGCACAAGGACGGGCTCGACAGCCGCTATGCCGATATCGGGTTCGTCTGTTCCGGGACGATCATCGGCACCGGGGACTCGTTGCTGTGA
- a CDS encoding type-F conjugative transfer system protein TrbI, which translates to MAGKPRVAATGGENAAPGPLFEADVAAAPASPPQRARLGAAPVALVAALVAAGLWGAWVTKSVLGGPKTPAIAKVQLSGIVGEYVQAQARSATPPEQVTTETRAFMSEIQRNLERRGAAGQIVLVGEAVVAGNVPDITADVRREVYARVRMPQQAAASSTDVMGAMRAAMSGSGPGPAPQAGVLGGQGNAPAK; encoded by the coding sequence ATGGCAGGTAAGCCCCGTGTCGCCGCAACAGGCGGCGAGAACGCAGCGCCCGGTCCGCTGTTCGAGGCCGATGTGGCAGCGGCGCCCGCGAGCCCGCCGCAGCGTGCGCGCCTCGGTGCGGCCCCGGTCGCGCTCGTGGCCGCCCTTGTTGCGGCGGGCCTGTGGGGCGCATGGGTGACCAAGAGCGTGCTCGGCGGGCCTAAGACACCGGCGATCGCCAAGGTCCAGCTTTCTGGGATCGTCGGCGAATATGTCCAGGCGCAGGCGCGCTCGGCGACCCCGCCCGAGCAGGTCACCACCGAGACCCGCGCGTTCATGAGCGAGATCCAGCGTAATCTCGAACGGCGCGGCGCGGCAGGCCAGATCGTGCTGGTCGGCGAAGCGGTCGTCGCCGGCAATGTCCCCGACATCACTGCCGACGTGCGCCGCGAGGTCTATGCCCGCGTGCGGATGCCGCAGCAGGCGGCGGCGAGCAGCACCGATGTCATGGGCGCGATGCGTGCCGCTATGTCGGGTTCGGGGCCGGGACCGGCGCCGCAGGCTGGAGTTCTCGGGGGTCAGGGCAATGCCCCCGCAAAATGA
- the traC gene encoding type IV secretion system protein TraC, which yields MASHGFWDRFLDMLFGESAHPEAERPVLGAPMLSNWLPYRSYDKKHGLFINTDSLGFILELAPMMGADERSGELLTQFLSDAVPSGCEIQLIHWQSPSVGERIADWVMPRVVAKGVYGRAAMHRARWLRRAAWMSISRDAPFYLRNTRVILSVGARLSGPIGADTLASVRDSLHGTLQSLSIPARDMGPVELIAFLDDFLCPAVDNADKPEHYSELDPINVQCVRRDLETQVTPDRIVLQTERFRPTGERQDGAPVIGEVVPDKFDWRFFSVRNLPKQWAPWDVQKIIGDVINDKLRFGCNVMTVLGLVYQDEEAVASRAGLKVMRTTSLADSRSARFLPQLSEQRDEWQYVQAEIRQGRKLAQVYYGVGALSPLGKGDINERMVKSVYKACGWDLIDERYLQVMGLLAAMPLSLPNGLSADLKRMKRFKTMLTTTAASIAPLQGEHTGGHIPHVLLIGRRGQPFFWSPFQNAAGNHNVAVFGKSGSGKSVFLQDVCAAMSGAGAKVIVIDDGRSFEHMVKAFGGAFVEFKLSSGFSLNPFDMIDGEALASDEDGEDYEVECLAMLKSIVGQMARQQDRLSDTERGLIDSAVSTVWREKQRHGTIDDVAAALRALPSPYAGDLADAMSPFLKGGTYGRFFEGACSIDLSAGLTVFELSDLSSKPELRSVALTALMFLTLRVMRDLDRSVPKLTMIDEAWQLLGGGQMGQAIETYARTCRKYGGSLITATQSLNDFYKSEGSLAALENSDWSIVLQQKEETINDLAKHQRFEMDHYTESLLRSLKRNGTEYSDVLIKGPETLAVGRLVLDPYSATLYSSSPRVFSEIEDKVRGGLALPDAIERVAFPDFVPPEPGAPDFAEGELAEAAE from the coding sequence ATGGCCTCGCACGGGTTCTGGGACCGGTTCCTCGATATGCTGTTCGGCGAAAGCGCGCATCCGGAGGCGGAGCGCCCGGTGCTCGGCGCGCCGATGCTGTCGAACTGGCTGCCCTATCGAAGCTACGACAAGAAGCACGGCCTGTTCATCAACACGGACTCGCTCGGGTTCATTCTCGAGCTGGCCCCGATGATGGGCGCAGACGAGCGCAGCGGCGAGCTGCTGACCCAGTTTCTGTCGGACGCCGTGCCCTCGGGCTGCGAGATCCAGCTGATCCACTGGCAGAGTCCCTCGGTTGGCGAACGCATCGCTGATTGGGTGATGCCGCGCGTGGTCGCCAAGGGGGTCTATGGCCGCGCGGCGATGCACCGGGCGCGCTGGCTGCGCCGCGCCGCCTGGATGTCGATCTCGCGCGACGCACCGTTTTACCTGCGCAACACCCGGGTGATCCTCTCGGTCGGTGCCCGGCTCAGTGGCCCGATCGGGGCCGACACGCTCGCCTCGGTGCGCGACAGTCTTCACGGGACGCTGCAGTCGCTCTCGATCCCGGCCCGCGACATGGGACCGGTCGAACTGATCGCCTTCCTCGACGATTTTCTCTGCCCGGCGGTCGATAACGCCGACAAGCCCGAACACTATTCCGAGCTCGATCCGATCAACGTCCAGTGCGTGCGGCGCGATCTCGAAACCCAGGTCACCCCTGACCGGATCGTGCTCCAGACCGAGCGCTTCCGCCCCACTGGCGAGCGCCAGGACGGCGCGCCGGTGATCGGCGAGGTCGTGCCCGACAAGTTCGACTGGCGCTTCTTCTCGGTGCGCAACCTCCCCAAACAATGGGCGCCGTGGGACGTCCAGAAAATCATCGGCGACGTCATCAACGACAAGCTGCGCTTCGGCTGCAACGTCATGACCGTGCTCGGGCTCGTCTACCAGGACGAGGAAGCGGTCGCCTCGCGCGCGGGCCTCAAGGTCATGCGCACCACCAGCCTTGCCGACAGCCGCTCGGCGCGCTTCCTGCCCCAGCTCTCCGAGCAGCGCGACGAATGGCAATACGTTCAGGCCGAGATCCGCCAGGGCCGCAAGCTCGCGCAGGTCTACTACGGCGTCGGCGCGCTCTCGCCCTTGGGCAAGGGCGACATCAACGAGCGCATGGTGAAGTCGGTCTACAAGGCCTGCGGGTGGGACCTCATCGACGAGCGCTACCTCCAGGTGATGGGGCTGCTCGCAGCGATGCCGCTGTCGCTCCCCAATGGGCTCTCGGCTGACCTGAAGCGCATGAAGCGCTTCAAGACCATGCTCACCACCACCGCGGCCTCGATCGCGCCGCTCCAGGGCGAGCACACCGGCGGGCACATCCCGCACGTTCTGCTCATCGGCCGGCGCGGGCAGCCGTTCTTCTGGTCGCCGTTCCAGAACGCGGCGGGCAATCACAACGTCGCCGTTTTCGGCAAGTCGGGCTCGGGCAAGTCGGTATTCCTGCAGGACGTCTGTGCCGCGATGTCCGGCGCGGGGGCCAAGGTCATCGTGATCGATGACGGCCGCTCGTTCGAGCACATGGTCAAAGCCTTCGGCGGCGCTTTCGTCGAGTTCAAGCTATCCTCTGGCTTCTCGCTCAATCCCTTCGACATGATCGACGGCGAGGCGCTAGCGAGCGACGAGGACGGCGAGGACTATGAGGTCGAATGCCTCGCGATGCTCAAATCGATCGTCGGCCAGATGGCGCGCCAGCAGGACCGCTTGTCCGACACCGAGCGCGGGCTGATCGATTCCGCGGTGAGCACGGTCTGGCGCGAGAAACAGCGCCATGGGACGATTGACGATGTTGCCGCGGCGCTGCGCGCGCTGCCTTCGCCCTATGCCGGCGATCTTGCCGATGCGATGTCGCCGTTCCTAAAAGGCGGCACCTATGGCCGCTTTTTCGAAGGCGCCTGCTCGATCGACCTCTCGGCCGGGCTCACCGTGTTCGAGCTCTCCGACCTCTCCTCGAAGCCCGAACTGCGCTCGGTCGCGCTGACCGCGCTCATGTTCCTGACACTTCGGGTGATGCGCGATCTCGACCGCTCGGTGCCCAAGCTGACGATGATCGACGAAGCCTGGCAACTCCTTGGCGGCGGGCAGATGGGCCAGGCGATCGAGACCTATGCCCGCACCTGCCGCAAATATGGCGGCTCGCTGATCACAGCGACCCAGTCGCTCAACGACTTCTACAAGTCGGAAGGTTCGCTCGCCGCACTCGAAAACTCGGACTGGTCGATCGTCCTCCAGCAGAAGGAAGAGACGATCAACGATCTCGCCAAGCACCAGCGCTTCGAGATGGACCATTACACGGAAAGCCTGCTCCGCTCGCTGAAGCGCAACGGGACCGAGTATTCCGACGTCCTGATCAAAGGCCCCGAGACGCTTGCTGTAGGGCGCCTTGTGCTCGATCCCTATTCGGCGACGCTCTATTCCTCGAGCCCCCGGGTCTTTTCCGAGATCGAGGACAAGGTGCGCGGCGGCCTGGCGCTCCCCGATGCGATCGAGCGGGTGGCCTTCCCCGATTTCGTGCCGCCCGAGCCCGGCGCGCCCGACTTTGCCGAGGGCGAGCTTGCGGAGGCGGCCGAATGA
- a CDS encoding DsbC family protein: MKLKSLKSFHLARPRLGQVLMPLAAIALGSGGSLVWANAGTGDAATAQHAPSEADQAVTALLKQRLPRTQVSRVNCQVVDGVCEVTAGSQLFYVDKTARYLLIGRVYDMQTRQDLTAVRLLEVNPDLLVGGAAGSKQEAQEVETPRRGVSTPAASGAPRMMSLAALPEAGGIVWGANSGPTVTVFSDFRCGYCRALSGVLENMNVRVIERPISVLGSRDLANQVFCARDRRKAVKAAYAGAPITDTRACDTSPLDANEAFARQQGLAGTPVIVRSDGAVIEGFRPREVLEQWLKGAKS, from the coding sequence ATGAAGCTGAAGTCCTTGAAGTCATTCCATCTGGCGCGGCCCCGCCTTGGCCAGGTCCTGATGCCGCTCGCCGCGATCGCGCTCGGTAGTGGCGGCTCGCTGGTCTGGGCGAACGCCGGCACCGGTGATGCCGCAACTGCCCAACATGCCCCAAGCGAGGCGGACCAGGCGGTGACCGCGCTCCTGAAGCAGCGCCTGCCGCGCACCCAGGTCTCCCGCGTCAATTGCCAGGTGGTCGATGGGGTCTGCGAAGTGACCGCAGGCTCGCAGCTGTTCTACGTCGACAAGACCGCGCGATATCTCCTGATCGGGCGGGTCTACGACATGCAGACCCGCCAGGACCTGACTGCGGTCCGGCTGCTCGAGGTCAACCCCGATCTCCTCGTCGGCGGCGCTGCGGGGAGCAAGCAGGAAGCCCAGGAAGTCGAGACCCCACGCCGCGGCGTCAGCACGCCGGCGGCGAGCGGTGCCCCCCGGATGATGTCGCTCGCCGCACTGCCCGAGGCGGGCGGCATTGTCTGGGGAGCAAACTCGGGGCCGACCGTGACCGTGTTCAGCGATTTTCGCTGCGGCTACTGCCGGGCGCTCTCGGGCGTCCTCGAAAACATGAACGTGCGGGTGATCGAGCGGCCGATCTCGGTGCTCGGCAGCCGCGATCTTGCCAACCAGGTGTTCTGCGCGCGCGATCGCCGCAAGGCGGTCAAAGCCGCCTATGCCGGGGCGCCGATAACAGACACGCGCGCCTGCGACACCTCGCCGCTCGATGCCAACGAGGCCTTCGCGCGCCAGCAGGGCCTTGCCGGAACCCCGGTCATCGTCCGCTCGGACGGCGCGGTGATCGAAGGCTTCCGCCCGCGCGAAGTGCTCGAGCAGTGGCTGAAGGGCGCCAAGTCGTGA